DNA from Palaemon carinicauda isolate YSFRI2023 chromosome 23, ASM3689809v2, whole genome shotgun sequence:
atggcgagcgattgtgatgcagttccggtaggccctgctgcttcctccggtcaccttggatgaccacggaggtagcagcagtaggggattcagcttatgaagcttcatctgtggtggataatggaggagggtgggctgtggcaccctagcagtaccagccaaactcggttgagtcccttgtcaggctgggaggaacgtagagaggagaggtcccctttttttcatttgtttgatgtcggttaccccccaaaattgggggaagtgccttggtatatagatagatagatcttgaatacatatttcaaaaactttatttttctgtaGTTCCCACGGATTAACATGTCTCGTTTACACGGTTCAATCTTTCAACTATCTTCCCAGCCCCTTAAAGTCTGGACACaggataattaaatatttttttatttacagtgaaaATAATATGAattcctcacttatccttccccttagtggattaaacTAGGTAAAGTCTGTTGGGGTggagatatctatggttatcttaggatacgtccctgattatagaCGATATCTATGGATAatcgttccgggggttggaaccccgtgatacctgacggtaattctcttgtaatatcactcgcagaaatattatacagtaggaagcagccgaagggaattTCCATCCgtacgacatggctcgagcccaaaaatagatttttcctacatcaaaatcccttaattaactGGATTGGAAGACATATTCATGAGGTGTGGTCTCCTTGTTCACCTGATCTTAGCccttttgatttctttttctgGGGATATGCTAAAGGAGAAAGTGTATTCAGTAAGAAAcagattttgacacaggaaaaatctaattttggtctcgagccatgtcgtcctgatggaagttcctcattgacaGCTTctgcttgggatatttctgcgagtgatataccagagtatTTTAGCTTAAACGTATcaacggagttctaacctccggagcaaatatcccgagagatatcatgtataaatcagcaacgtgttaataacaagccattgTTATCCTTCCTTGAATAGTTAACCTTGTATCGAAGGATAAGGTAGAGGGTAGGATACATGGGCAAGAGAGCCATTAGAACTCCCGAATCGGCAAATAAGGGATGAATTTGCAAAAATTAAGGGTAACGATACAAGCCATTGTTATCCTtctccgaatagagttaaccttgtctcaaaggataaggtaTAGGATAAGATACGTGGGGAAGAGAGCCGTTAAAACTTCCGAATCGGCGAATAAGGGACGAATATGGAAAAATTGAGGGTAACGATATTTCATTgcataaaattcatgaaaatattgtaaaatgcATTAATGTTTGCATTGCAAATGATGGAAAACATactgaaatatgttatttgaatataaatgatgattaaaaatagaaaatttaacccCTTTTTTACCTGTGTCCAGACTTTATGGACACAGAAACTTTCTTGCATTAAAGTtagtagttttctctctctctctcgctctctctcaatttctttctctctctctctttctttctctcattttgtatggggtaagcacagtggcttgtttttgaaggactttcctttggCTTTAGGGTAGATCGTGGTCTCggtcagctgccctgcctgacatcgcttagaccctggtagcatatgttcatgtgttgtaccagtcaccagcgtccttcctcccagcagcagcGAGTCCTGGcccggttaggtcgacagtttaagacgtgtgaggtgtctgatatatatttagaaatagtgTAATCAAACAATATTATGTCATTTAGTACAGAAAGCATaacaacatttgcaataacctctctctctctctcttggcttctCCCATTTtattcactcatgaatggcagtggcaagggacagcaacattctcccagcaagcaggacaatgccctagagactaaccatatatacatatctccactcaagctagcaccagggaaggccagacattggcttctgataactcagctagtagacctataggctccccaaaatcccccattcttagctcacaaggatggtgaggttgcagcgaccaaaggaaccaacgagtttgagcaggacttgaaccccagtctggcaatcaccagtcagggacgttactacattggccaccacaaccctttgcatATCATTCTCTCTGATTCCCTCCTTGGCTTGTGgcggcctattgaaaacgtccctgcttaagctcgatagtgtctgcaacctcaccatccctgtgagctagggatgagggttttggggtagcctataggtctacctgctgagtcatcagcagccattgcctccccattaaacagcttaagctcacggtcccgggctgggatcggtcTGCTGCCAcacgaatgcaaggcgaacacgttaccactgctgGCTAGTacagttggagctcttgggcttatagcttatcctgcttttccaattagggttgtagcctggcgtgcaataataataataacacaaagccCAAATAATTACAAAATGCTCTTATGTAATTGATTAAGTGACTTTTATAACGTCATATATCTTCGTTTATAGACGGCAATAAAGTGCTACTCTTTGCTTCTTCTTCGCAATAGACAGGAAAGGGagaatatatataaaacgttttatGACTATTGAAATCAACTTACTCCTTCCTGCCAAACGTTTACTGACACTATTGGATCAGAGATGttttctgttatttatatataaaaaacattttttctctattttcaataTACGGTATTTTAATATGAACCAAAatgttatttataaatacatttcttCTATTTTCAATATACGTTATTTTAATATGAACCAAAatgttatttataaatacatttcttCTTCTATTTTCAATATACGTTATTTTAATATGAACCAAAATGGAAATTTTGTATTTGGTAACTCCTGAAGGTTGCAACGTGTTCTAGTGTACGTCTTTCGCCTAAGCGGGCTACACCCAGGACCCAGGCTACACCCATCTTccctacacacatatacacacacactcgcctTCCTATTATATAAGCCTGGATCACCTAACTAGCAATTAAATAGCCCCCAAAAGTGGTTTAATACCACAGAAGCAAATGTTGGCGTTCGAGCCGTCGACTCTCCCACCCAAATAAATAGTAGTACTAGTAGCGCCAGACGTCAGTTGATAACCTACTTTCGTGGTGGAAGGTGTCGTCGTTTAGAGCTCTGGTTGGCTGTCCATGTGACTTTTCATACACGTTGATTTTATCGTTTATAAAACTTTGTGATTATTCAAATAATTTAGATTATTTCTACGtcgttttaatatttttactgacaATGGAGAGAGATGGAAAGTCGATTAGAGAGgtttaatgaaaacaaaaaatataaaaactgacgTGATGTATATaacgaaaatataatttttatataagtcAAAATGGTTAATATTCCTCGTCCAAGGATCTTCGTAAGTATGTGAGTATCCAATATAAttttttgaatattatatatatatatatatatatatatatatatatatatatatatatatatatatttatatttatatatatgtataaatatatatatatatatatatatatatatatatatatatatatatatttatatatatgtataaatatatatatatatatatatatatatatatatatatatataaatatatatatatatatatatttatatatatatatatatatatatatatatatatataatatatatatatatatatatatatatatatatatatatatgtatatatatatatatatatatatatatatatatatatttatatatatacatatatatacatatatatatatatatatatatatatatatatatttatatatatatatatatatatatatatataatatatatatatatatacatatatatatatatacatatatatataaatatatataaatatatatatatatatatatatatatatatatatatatatatatatatatatattataatgattttattccTGCAATTTCGATTTCACAGTAGACATATGTTCAGTAAATTCATCtcatatatttcatttactttCTACAATTATTGTAAATCAATTCATTAAAAAATCCGATTTTCCTAAAATTTGAAATTACAGGCTCAGTTTCTGAAATCTTATGACCTGCCtgaactgcatttatatatatatatatatatatatatatatatatatatatatatatatatatatatataaagagtttttttgatattattaattgacattattaatattactaaaactagtatcaaaattattaaagttattattcttattaatagaattattaaaattgttactatttttgaaattagaataaaaattttcttattaatttattattattattattattattattattattatcaaaattattagaagaataatgatcattaaaattattattattatgagaataataataaatattaaaatttttattaaaatgattattattgttattgctattatcaaaattatcagaataataataattattaaaattattgttataaaattattattatcattactattatcattattgttattgttatcattattattattatcatcattcttaatgTTCCCGTGGTTAGTTCCATCTACAAATACGCTAATCATGAACACATTAACAGCAGCCATATTATATATCAGTCCATTAGTTTGTTTGTCTATGTGCAAGACATGTGTTCAgcattattcatctctctctctctctctctctctctctctctctctctctctctctctctctcttaatgcagaGATAAGAAAACGTGTTTGTAGTTTGATAATGGATACACACTTGGTTCtcctgcagatcaaaggcctcagacatttccttccaatcgcgtctgtttatggtcttactatatCAGTCTATGCCagccaactttcttagttcgtcgatccatcgtcttctcttgcttGCCCTGCTTCTcctcattatcaccattatcatctttCTGTTCACTATCACCATTAGTATCTTCCTCTTTATTATCGCCCTTATCTTCTTAATTATCACCATTATCTTCCTCATTATCACCATTACCCTCTTCCTCATTATCACCATTATCCTCTTCGTCCTCATTATCACCGTTATCCTCATCCTCCTCATTATCACCGTTATCCTCATcctcattatcaccattatcatcttcCTCTTCATTAACACCATTCTGATCTTTCCTCTTCATTATCACCATTCtgatctttccttttcattatcacCATTATCTTCTTCATTATCGCCATTATATTCTTCATTATCACCATTATCTTCCTCATTATCACCATTATCTTCCTCAATCACCATTATCTTcttcattattaccattatcttCCTCATTATCACCATTATCTTCTTCATTATCACCCTTATCATCTTCCTcctcattatcaccattattatcttCCTCAATATCACCATTATCACCTTCCTCCTCATTATCACCACTATTATCTTCCTCTTCATTATCACCACTATTATCTTCCTCTTCATTATCACCATTTTATCATCTTCCTCCTCATTATCACCATTTTATCATCTTCCTcctcattatcaccattatcatcttcCTCTTCATTATcaccaatatctttctcattatcACCATTATCTTCCTTATCACctttatcattatcaccattatcttcttcattatcaccattatcatttcCTCCTCATTATCTTCCTCATTATCACCATTATCGTCTTCctctttattatcactattatgatCTTGCTCCACATTATCACCATTATCttcttcattattactattatcttcctCATTATC
Protein-coding regions in this window:
- the LOC137617612 gene encoding secreted acidic protein 1A-like, with translation MMMIEKDEDNGDNIEDNGDNETKGDNDDDERMRIRVIMRNRRIMMLIEEEDNGDNEEEDNNGDNEEIDDNGDNEEDNSNNEEDNGDNVEQDHNSDNKEEDDNGDNEEDNEEEMIMVIMKKIMVIMIKEDNSGDNEEEDNSGDNEEEGDNGDIEEDNNGDNEEEDDKGDNEEDNGDNEEDNGNNEEDNGD